The DNA region GGCCCGCGATCCGTCCCATCCCGTCGAGCACCGCGTTGCCGACCGACTCGCCGACGTCGCGGATCATAGCTCGACGGCGTCGAGACAGTCGGTGCCGCCGCAGTAGGGGCATTGGAAGTCCTCGACGCCGACGTCGTCGGGCATGTCGTAGGTGTAGTGCAGCTCGAACATGTCCATCTCGCAGCTATCGTCCGTACAGACGACTTCGAGGGTTGCCGGCATACCTCCTCGTACTCCCGCGCGACCTATCAACCCCACGGGTTCCGGCACTCACTCGGGACGTTCGCCGTCG from Halococcus agarilyticus includes:
- a CDS encoding DUF7559 family protein — translated: MPATLEVVCTDDSCEMDMFELHYTYDMPDDVGVEDFQCPYCGGTDCLDAVEL